In Prochlorococcus marinus str. MIT 1214, one DNA window encodes the following:
- the tmk gene encoding dTMP kinase, with the protein MKGKFIVFEGIDGSGKTTQINQLSKWLTSTDLIPENNQLVITREPGGTDLGKSIRSLLLETSRTKSPDSITELLLYAADRSQHVNEIIRPTLDQGDWVISDRFCGSTLAYQGYGRKLDIKLIKDLEAIATQGISPDITFLLDISIEESIKRRIHRKDDRIEKEGREFLSNVSLGFQALSEDSKWKKISAINSKEKIMSEIKSEIKKLIKNK; encoded by the coding sequence ATGAAAGGAAAATTTATTGTTTTTGAGGGTATTGATGGCTCTGGAAAAACCACTCAAATCAATCAATTATCAAAATGGCTTACTAGCACTGATCTCATCCCTGAAAATAATCAATTAGTGATAACTAGAGAACCAGGAGGGACTGATTTAGGGAAATCTATAAGATCGCTTCTACTAGAAACTTCTAGAACAAAAAGTCCAGATTCTATTACTGAGCTTTTGCTTTATGCCGCAGACAGATCACAACATGTAAATGAAATTATTCGCCCAACTTTAGATCAAGGAGATTGGGTTATTAGCGATAGGTTTTGTGGCTCCACACTTGCTTACCAGGGTTATGGAAGAAAGTTAGATATCAAGTTAATTAAAGATCTCGAAGCCATAGCCACTCAGGGGATTTCTCCAGATATTACATTTCTACTAGACATTTCTATTGAAGAAAGCATCAAAAGAAGAATACATAGAAAAGATGATCGAATTGAAAAAGAAGGTAGAGAGTTTTTATCAAATGTTTCTCTAGGCTTTCAAGCGTTGTCCGAGGACAGTAAATGGAAAAAAATATCTGCTATTAACTCTAAAGAAAAAATCAT